The Sylvia atricapilla isolate bSylAtr1 chromosome 3, bSylAtr1.pri, whole genome shotgun sequence genome has a window encoding:
- the TLR5 gene encoding toll-like receptor 5: protein MMSCHQLLLVFGLSLAAAVCASRSCYSEAQVSIYFFCNLTDVPPVPKDTVKLFLTYNYIRQVTVTSFPLLEHLLLLEIGTQLVGPVAIGKGAFRNLPNLRVLDLGNNKILQLDLDAFVGLPILTVLRLFHNSLNDSILEEPYFQDLRSLEELDLSGNKITELRPHPLFYNLTALKSVNLESNWISNFCQINLTSFQGKHFLFFNLRFNHLYKTEEVAWATCSNPFKNITFSSLDLSNNGWSTEKFQYFCTAIKGTQIKSLIFSFHIMGSGFGFDNLKNPDYSTFAGLGRSNLKIFDISQGFIFSLNSFIFQSLVNLESLNLFKNKINQIQRKAFFGLGNLKTLNLSGNLLGELYDYTFEGLHSVTYIDLQHNHIGAIVDKSFRQLANLETIDLRDNAIKRLPSFPHLTSAFLGDNKLMSIPDRAITATYLELQRNWLADLGDLYILFQIPDLQYIFLKQNRLSYCVKRANVVKNNQLVYMDLGENMLQLVWERDLCLDVFRALPKLQVLHLNNNYLSALPQEIFRGLTSLKRLNLASNLLSYLSPGLFPQSLTNLNLSGNQLLSPEPEVFMTLSILDITHNSYICDCSLKSLLVWLNETNVTLAGSPSDRYCVFPPAFEGVPLSHLTYDGCDEDELQETLRFSLFIILSVIILVLLVAVIIFTRCRGICFVWYKTITKRLIDNQPQVADKSEYKYDAYLCYSKNDFEWVQNSLLKHLDSQYFDKNRFTLCFEERDFLPGEEHINNIRDAIWNSRKTICIVTRQFLKDGWCVEAFNFAQSRYFCDLKDVLIMVVVGSLSQYQLKKHKPIRNFLQRSQCLRWPEDYQDVDWFLDNLSCQILKEKKVQKQTSGIELQHIATVSH, encoded by the coding sequence ATGATGTCGTGTCATCAGCTCCTACTTGTCTTTGGCCTGTCACTGGCTGCTGCGGTGTGTGCATCTAGAAGCTGCTACTCAGAAGCCCAAGTCTCCATATACTTTTTCTGCAACCTCACAGATGTTCCACCTGTGCCAAAGGATACAGTGAAGCTTTTCCTGACTTACAACTATATCAGACAAGTGACTGTGACTTCGTTTCCACTGCTGGAACACTTGTTGTTGTTGGAAATTGGAACCCAGTTGGTCGGTCCTGTTGCCATAGGAAAAGGAGCATTCAGGAACCTGCCAAACCTTCGGGTCTTAGACTTGGGAAACAATAAGATTCTTCAACTGGATCTTGATGCTTTTGTGGGCTTGCCAATCCTGACTGTCCTCCGTCTGTTTCACAACTCCCTTAACGACTCCATCCTGGAAGAACCTTACTTTCAAGATTTGAGGTCATTAGAAGAATTAGAtctttcaggaaataaaatcacagaacttCGTCCTCATCCCTTATTTTATAATCTAACAGCCTTGAAAAGTGTGAACCTGGAATCCAACTGGATATCCAACTTCTGTCAAATCAATCTTACCAGCTTCCAAGGAAAACACTTTCTATTTTTCAATCTTCGTTTTAATCATTTGTACAAGACAGAAGAGGTGGCCTGGGCCACATGCTCCAatcctttcaaaaatattacatttagCTCACTAGACCTTAGTAACAATGGCTGGAGCACAGAGAAATTCCAGTATTTCTGTACAGCTATTAAAGGGACTCAAATCAAATCTTTAATATTTAGCTTTCATATAATGGGTTCAGGATTTGGCTTTGATAACTTAAAAAATCCAGATTATTCTACTTTTGCGGGACTAGGAAGAAGTAATCTTAAAATTTTCGATATTTCACAGGGTTTCATATTCTCTCTCAattcttttatctttcaaagTCTTGTCAATCTGGAATCACTGAACCTTTTCAAAAACAAGATAAATCAAATCcaaaggaaagcattttttgGCTTGGGGAACCTAAAAACTCTCAATCTCTCAGGTAACCTTTTGGGTGAGTTGTATGATTATACTTTTGAGGGTCTACATAGTGTAACGTATATTGATTTACAGCATAATCATATTGGGGCGATTGTTGACAAATCATTCAGACAGTTGGCAAATCTGGAAACAATTGATCTCCGAGACAATGCCATTAAAAGACTCCCTTCCTTTCCACATCTGACCTCTGCCTTTTTAGGTGACAATAAGCTAATGTCTATACCTGACAGAGCAATAACTGCAACATACCTCGAATTACAAAGAAATTGGTTGGCAGACTTAGGTGACTTGTATATTCTTTTCCAAATTCCAGATCTGCAGTACATCTTCTTAAAACAGAACCGGCTCTCTTACTGTGTGAAACGTGCTAATGTTGTAAAAAACAATCAGTTAGTATATATGGATCTAGGTGAAAATATGTTACAGCTGGTGTGGGAGAGAGATTTATGTTTGGATGTGTTTAGGGCATTGCCCAAACTTCAGGTTCTACATCTGAATAACAACTACCTTAGTGCTCTTCCACAAGAGATTTTTAGAGGTCTAACATCTCTTAAAAGGCTTAACCTGGCTTCCAACCTGTTGTCTTATCTTTCTCCTGGGCTTTTCCCACAAAGCCTAACAAACCTAAACTTATCTGGAAACCAGCTGCTTTCCCCTGAGCCTGAAGTCTTTATGACTTTGAGTATTCTGGATATAACACATAATAGTTATATCTGTGATTGTTCTTTAAAGAGCCTGCTGGTGTGGCTGAATGAAACCAATGTGACCCTGGCTGGCTCCCCATCTGACAGGTACTGTGTGTTCCCCCCTGCCTTTGAAGGGGTGCCCCTGTCACACCTGACATACGATGGCTGTGATGAAGATGAACTCCAGGAGACACTCAGATTCTCACTGTTCATCATCCTCTCTGTCATTATTCTTGTGCTCCTGGTGGCAGTCATCATTTTTACTCGCTGCCGGGGGATTTGTTTCGTCTGGTATAAAACCATCACAAAAAGACTGATAGACAACCAACCACAAGTAGCAGATAAAAGTGAATACAAATATGATGCATATCTGTGCTACAGCAAAAATGACTTTGAATGGGTCCAGAATTCTTTGCTAAAGCACTTGGATTCACAGTATTTTGATAAAAACAGATTTACCTTGTGTTTTGAGGAAAGAGATTTCTTGCCTGGAGAAGAACATATCAACAATATTCGTGATGCCATttggaacagcaggaaaaccatTTGCATTGTGACCAGGCAGTTTCTCAAAGATGGGTGGTGTGTGGAAGCCTTTAATTTCGCCCAGAGCAGGTACTTTTGTGACCTGAAGGATGTCCTCATTATGGTAGTGGTTGGGTCACTTTCTCAGTATCAACTGAAGAAACACAAACCAATTCGAAACTTCTTACAGAGGAGTCAGTGTTTGCGGTGGCCTGAAGATTATCAAGATGTAGATTGGTTTTTAGATAACCTTTCTTGCCagattctgaaggaaaaaaaagtgcaaaagcAAACCAGTGGTATAGAGCTGCAGCATATAGCAACTGTCTCACACTGA